The Sphingobium sp. TKS genome has a window encoding:
- a CDS encoding alpha/beta hydrolase produces the protein MTFSPEGPYGTIVTGPPVEQANAAIILLHGRGQRAQAMLELARQLDLPSVAWLALQAPAGAWYSPKYDGFDPDGDRSVADACTALAEISSRLEAAWVALDRQGIVGFSQGACLASHFMWCGAAKMGFLGSLTGSLPGFELPTAPVEPRFTGLKAIFTGGLNDDWVKAEHVRETAERFRLSGADVGEYIQPIKDHGIGADEIALLRDTLIARFELNPPVPTRGPRHQPLVPQSTPSLTD, from the coding sequence ATGACGTTTTCCCCTGAAGGACCCTATGGGACAATCGTGACCGGCCCGCCTGTCGAACAGGCAAATGCTGCGATCATTCTTCTGCACGGCCGTGGCCAGCGTGCGCAAGCGATGCTGGAACTTGCGAGACAGCTCGATCTGCCCTCTGTCGCCTGGCTTGCCCTGCAAGCGCCCGCCGGGGCGTGGTACTCGCCCAAATATGACGGGTTCGATCCAGACGGCGACAGGTCTGTGGCTGACGCCTGCACCGCCTTGGCTGAGATCTCCTCGCGGCTGGAAGCAGCCTGGGTCGCGCTAGACCGTCAGGGCATAGTCGGCTTCAGCCAGGGTGCCTGCCTCGCCAGTCACTTCATGTGGTGCGGCGCTGCGAAAATGGGGTTCCTGGGCTCGCTGACCGGAAGCCTCCCGGGTTTTGAGCTCCCAACCGCGCCAGTTGAGCCTCGGTTTACCGGTCTCAAGGCGATATTCACAGGTGGTCTGAACGACGATTGGGTCAAGGCAGAGCATGTGCGGGAGACAGCTGAGCGCTTTAGACTCTCTGGTGCTGATGTCGGCGAGTATATTCAACCGATCAAGGACCATGGAATTGGGGCGGACGAGATCGCGTTGTTGCGAGACACCCTGATCGCACGCTTCGAGCTGAACCCGCCGGTCCCTACGCGCGGGCCGCGACATCAGCCGCTCGTGCCGCAAAGCACGCCAAGTCTGACGGATTGA
- a CDS encoding alpha/beta fold hydrolase: MWRHRAVNSRNGARIGVHTTGLPSGEPILLLSSLLADWRSWNDVAGRLPSGVYAITMDLRGHGTSSPSAGDYSLAELAADVLNVMDNLAFARVHLVGTSVGSMVAQYLGATAGHRLISLTLVAAGSLVPEPAWPIWDKRVAAVRSGGLITQVPIVYPAWFSGAVDQGLLDLAESMILATTVAGFTGAVAAIKGHDARSLLPQVETPTLVIAGANDAAVPPEAVRATAALIPGAAFEVVTGAAHQVAMQHPVAFADRLCRHIAGAPR; encoded by the coding sequence ATGTGGCGACATCGGGCAGTCAATAGCCGAAATGGTGCGCGGATCGGTGTTCATACCACTGGCTTGCCGAGCGGTGAGCCGATCCTGCTCCTTTCTTCCCTGCTGGCCGACTGGCGGTCCTGGAATGACGTGGCCGGTCGTTTACCTTCAGGGGTATATGCGATCACGATGGACCTGCGGGGTCATGGAACGAGTTCGCCGAGTGCCGGCGACTACAGTCTAGCCGAACTGGCGGCCGACGTGCTTAATGTAATGGATAACCTCGCGTTTGCAAGAGTTCATCTTGTTGGCACGTCGGTCGGGTCGATGGTCGCGCAATATCTTGGCGCCACGGCGGGACACCGGCTTATCTCGCTGACACTCGTGGCAGCAGGTTCTCTCGTTCCAGAGCCAGCTTGGCCGATCTGGGACAAGCGGGTGGCCGCAGTGCGCAGCGGCGGGCTCATTACGCAGGTGCCGATCGTGTATCCGGCATGGTTTTCCGGAGCGGTCGACCAAGGTCTGCTGGATCTTGCTGAGTCGATGATCTTGGCCACGACAGTTGCCGGATTCACCGGCGCTGTCGCAGCGATCAAGGGCCATGACGCGAGAAGCCTTCTTCCGCAGGTCGAAACGCCAACGCTCGTCATAGCCGGTGCGAACGATGCCGCCGTGCCACCGGAGGCGGTCCGCGCGACCGCCGCTCTCATTCCAGGTGCCGCATTCGAAGTTGTGACGGGTGCCGCGCACCAGGTCGCGATGCAGCATCCTGTCGCCTTTGCGGACCGGCTATGCCGCCATATTGCTGGAGCGCCGCGATGA
- the linE gene encoding chlorohydroquinone/hydroquinone 1,2-dioxygenase codes for MMQLPERVEGLHHITVATGSAQGDVDLLVKTLGQRLVKKTMFYDGARPVYHLYFGNELGEPGTLYTTFPVRQAGYTGKRGAGQISAVSYNAPVGTLSWWQEHLIKRAVTVSEVRERFGQKYLSFEHPDCGVGFEIIEQDTDGQFEPWDSPYVPKEVALRGFHSWTATLNRNEEMDSFMRNAWNLKPQGRDGNYQRYAFGNGGAAKVLDVYIDEDERPGTWALGEGQVHHAAFEVADLDVQAALKFDVEGLGYTDFSDRKHRGYFESIYVRTPGGVLFEASVTLGFTHDESPEKLGSEVKVAPQLEGVKDELLRTMNDPIVI; via the coding sequence GCTGGGACAGCGGCTCGTCAAGAAGACGATGTTCTACGACGGCGCACGGCCGGTCTATCATCTGTATTTCGGCAATGAGCTTGGCGAACCGGGCACGCTGTACACCACTTTCCCCGTTCGCCAGGCTGGCTACACCGGAAAGCGTGGTGCAGGGCAGATATCGGCGGTTTCCTATAACGCACCCGTCGGTACGCTTTCCTGGTGGCAGGAGCATCTCATAAAGCGCGCTGTGACCGTCTCGGAAGTGCGTGAGCGGTTCGGGCAGAAATATCTGTCGTTCGAGCACCCCGACTGCGGTGTCGGCTTCGAAATCATCGAGCAGGACACGGACGGCCAGTTCGAGCCCTGGGACTCTCCCTATGTGCCCAAGGAGGTCGCGCTGCGGGGCTTTCACAGCTGGACGGCCACCCTAAATCGCAATGAGGAGATGGACTCCTTCATGCGCAATGCCTGGAACCTGAAGCCCCAGGGACGCGACGGCAATTACCAGCGCTACGCTTTCGGCAATGGCGGTGCGGCCAAGGTGCTAGACGTCTATATCGATGAGGACGAAAGGCCCGGCACCTGGGCGCTTGGCGAAGGCCAAGTTCATCACGCCGCGTTTGAAGTCGCCGACCTCGACGTGCAGGCCGCGCTCAAATTTGACGTGGAAGGCCTCGGCTACACCGATTTCTCAGATCGCAAGCACCGCGGCTACTTCGAATCGATCTACGTTCGTACGCCGGGCGGCGTGTTGTTCGAAGCCTCGGTCACGCTTGGTTTCACCCATGACGAGAGCCCCGAGAAGCTCGGCAGCGAGGTCAAGGTCGCGCCGCAGCTCGAAGGTGTAAAGGACGAGCTCCTCCGGACGATGAACGATCCGATCGTCATTTGA